A genomic segment from Candidatus Baltobacteraceae bacterium encodes:
- a CDS encoding tyrosine-type recombinase/integrase — protein MGFKEPKNGKPRTVTMPATLAAILKQHREQQDGERDLLGKAYKDDNLVFAKPNGSIVNPRAFGDRVIELAQRANVKPITAHCLRDTHASLLASKGVPLEVVSKRLGHADIRTTAERYLHVYRERDEEAARKFDTLTA, from the coding sequence ATGGGATTCAAAGAACCCAAGAACGGCAAACCTCGAACGGTTACCATGCCTGCGACGCTTGCCGCAATCTTGAAGCAACACCGAGAGCAACAGGACGGAGAGCGCGACCTACTCGGCAAAGCATACAAAGACGACAACCTCGTCTTTGCCAAGCCGAACGGGTCGATAGTAAACCCGCGGGCGTTCGGAGACCGGGTGATTGAACTCGCCCAAAGGGCCAACGTCAAACCGATAACGGCGCACTGCCTACGCGACACGCACGCGAGCCTACTGGCAAGCAAAGGCGTACCGCTCGAAGTGGTTTCCAAGCGCCTCGGTCATGCGGATATCCGCACCACGGCGGAGCGCTATCTACACGTCTACCGAGAGCGGGACGAGGAGGCGGCGAGGAAGTTCGACACCCTCACTGCCTAA
- a CDS encoding recombinase family protein, whose protein sequence is MKQVVSYIRVSTQRQGTSGLGLEAQRAAVEQFCTQHGYQLLSEFQEVESGRKSDRPILRQALAYAKAKKAVLLIAKLDRLARNVAFIANLMEAGVEFRACDLPEASKFILHVMAAVAEQEARAISDRTRAALQAAKARGVRLGAANPACRNLNVDAGQRGAARTAKLARDSYVDVLPLVQELRAKGLSLQAIGAELDARGIFTRNGRSWNPMQVARVLRYAA, encoded by the coding sequence ATGAAGCAAGTAGTGTCGTATATCCGCGTCTCGACGCAGCGTCAGGGCACCTCCGGCCTCGGTCTGGAAGCGCAGCGGGCCGCCGTCGAACAGTTCTGTACACAGCACGGTTACCAACTACTCAGCGAGTTCCAGGAGGTCGAATCCGGCCGCAAGAGCGACCGGCCTATCCTGCGTCAAGCACTAGCCTACGCCAAGGCGAAAAAGGCGGTGCTGTTGATCGCCAAGCTGGATCGCCTCGCACGCAACGTCGCGTTTATCGCCAACCTCATGGAGGCCGGTGTCGAGTTCCGAGCCTGCGACCTGCCCGAGGCTTCCAAGTTCATCTTGCACGTCATGGCCGCCGTCGCCGAGCAAGAAGCTCGCGCTATCAGCGACCGCACCCGCGCAGCATTGCAGGCCGCGAAGGCGCGTGGTGTACGCCTTGGTGCCGCGAACCCTGCCTGCCGTAACCTCAACGTCGACGCAGGCCAACGCGGCGCCGCACGCACAGCGAAGCTCGCCCGTGACTCGTACGTCGACGTGCTGCCGCTCGTTCAAGAGCTACGCGCCAAGGGTCTCAGTTTGCAGGCAATAGGCGCCGAACTCGACGCCCGCGGTATCTTCACTCGCAACGGTCGGTCGTGGAATCCCATGCAGGTCGCACGCGTGCTCAGGTACGCTGCCTAG
- a CDS encoding DUF2630 family protein: MNDQQIRGHIEDLVAEEHRLLEHGDAGKLTGQDAQRLKTIEVQLDQYWDLLRQRRARRDAGQDPNVSHLRSENTVEHYRQ; the protein is encoded by the coding sequence ATGAACGACCAGCAGATTCGCGGCCACATCGAAGATCTCGTCGCCGAAGAGCACCGCCTGCTCGAACACGGCGATGCGGGCAAACTGACGGGCCAGGACGCCCAGCGCCTGAAAACGATTGAAGTGCAACTCGATCAGTACTGGGATTTGTTACGTCAACGCCGCGCGCGCCGCGACGCCGGCCAAGATCCCAACGTCTCGCACCTGCGCTCCGAAAACACCGTGGAACACTACCGGCAATAG
- a CDS encoding toll/interleukin-1 receptor domain-containing protein, which produces MDARPRWSPAGSTVVYTPAEVSALTPIRESLERRLPQPDRRDFFLCHAWDDRRGPAKELNDLLVSLEVSVWFSENDIGLGAPFLREIDKGLAKSRGGIVLVTPALIERLRAEVSSIADKELSALLEREQLVPVVHNTTYDALRDVSPLLASRHGLSTAENTMAEVAAKLAELAAIAPDGQRLY; this is translated from the coding sequence ATGGACGCAAGGCCAAGATGGTCGCCAGCCGGTTCGACCGTGGTGTACACGCCTGCAGAGGTGTCAGCGCTCACACCGATCCGGGAGAGCTTGGAGAGGCGACTGCCTCAGCCCGACCGTCGCGACTTCTTTCTCTGCCACGCGTGGGACGACCGAAGGGGGCCAGCCAAGGAACTGAACGATCTGCTCGTGTCACTTGAAGTCTCGGTGTGGTTCAGCGAGAACGATATCGGCCTCGGCGCACCGTTCCTTCGCGAAATAGACAAGGGTCTGGCGAAGTCACGAGGTGGAATCGTGTTGGTGACTCCTGCGCTAATCGAGCGCCTTCGAGCAGAAGTATCGAGCATCGCGGACAAAGAGCTATCTGCATTACTAGAGCGCGAGCAGCTGGTCCCCGTTGTACACAACACCACCTATGACGCTCTGCGCGATGTTAGCCCTCTGCTCGCTTCGCGACACGGCCTGAGCACTGCAGAAAATACAATGGCTGAGGTCGCTGCAAAGCTCGCGGAGTTGGCCGCCATCGCGCCGGACGGGCAGCGTTTATATTAG